The Amyelois transitella isolate CPQ chromosome Z, ilAmyTran1.1, whole genome shotgun sequence genome contains a region encoding:
- the LOC106133894 gene encoding uncharacterized protein LOC106133894 isoform X1, with amino-acid sequence MPGGRSRVKPTPANYPPSASDEVSHLELHLQQQLQEDIARIFDESIYSDVEVICGKLKILTHSCILKTRTKNFYRKLQTILHLNIERSTFEEIYSFISDVYTECNINHQENEIIAYLNKIFGKNKPRHSSSWNSKEEVDDQDVFLTPKCVSPYADKTLKSLTSSPSTELNKEYYALVPIDSSGNILDKELKEQDLLFNAFNSIIKSQAPDLYKSQKSVKPTTLYLNIDTNKLVKNSTSCESLNDNCLSNITKEENKKRSQVIIKKYTDDTELSYTEYCNKVIRNTESISDKAPDSTYSPDSLIADDPSSSSDYLSAAYACSPVANSSACTFHLNVGDSITKMENIFTSSDSGLENTGLLESINSHKDITLTDLSLNESTLHDLTTDDASNSHDSMSVSSSMEKRKFVSGGDQSAMNSSESNPNCENIDSTQKYKDSKSSKEEKQRQNEEIVIMESSSLSSETGSWESVFPPKAAEKDICKKLINHEQEFTKQDSSIEASNLRQFDDTSGQSKPNDFNESFGTSLVHKSPFKKTSCFIDATLLIDEEDHTINMKLNKDFAAETVNAPSQPVPICSNKLDLSPNDWSESNDNEDSLEQTDNKETNHKDLSPTIFDMTPVTEDSLISDAFEKVAQVDSFENKKEPQTSAEKDICPLPNTPHNSLRVLTPKCNDSTENCEGPLSDTLKNECINAKVIKQTHDSSPIVSGGASIKDHLPQISTYSPITRRKLENVPIVSGAYIPNLDRCQSQSPKPSSSAAWVIDVSKHTKNDHKTQKDESGIKLNDYSNNLNGDNCNRSRSSVDSDGSEKSSQKFYIDFSDMPTSTSAAKQNVETSAEKKYIFSMFIDLGDKTGVKEMPARLGSSAKKSNVIESKNVFKNESCSKTNGLPNLETHNSFVPQIDNSDERDFEKYECLCEDPKISITEIISAPKNILANLPKNNTVEKSDLSDTCFKVTENKSKGENTIEQNIEQQTSSIANMSIDAEPSADCSTDHGHPSTRDSNFDEQNDWNEAGASGLSYDAPGRYSAASTIREESITDVESTNEMESGDFFHGEMPPVVPEPFVKLSDLDKPLNKPYKGKGKAIDRRMTRSIPENNWCGQNQNAAPISMDVISSFHSENALSLNRLFPHLQNEISRSMPGSLSSRTRSPMRPGPADGEDQASDGSELSSMQSSACRSAVGNSTPEDTGLTSSIINQCQSRLGQDLLRMFLEEIAPDVIVEVSGRRIKAHKCILSSRCQYFAGILSGGWVESAGNVIPLPPFAYNVVHFAMCHIYSGTSAIPESVSIVELATLADMLGLEGLKEAIMFSLKSKYCHHFHRPCHVCIAGVLECFPLSSLCGLDDLYHKCLRWITKYFPKVWPTRAFATLPADLHDRCFQQHVVNMTVENVADTVFGCGLAMMMLQANVRGTDNVEVMCRRLINASAQFAASRLEAVLRSMEPLPLDAPPPALRALDEFVEAALNRAPIEEVCRGYAYLESVVREIQMQQLAKPDLISNGYQNTALTGDESFVHARANVWKLKCQYLLVDDALRVVNTQAFRDLPLALQQKLRKLGCVASPMQPRRCPNLRHSRPPPSLNSHNAEIERMRACFVPYSQRPSTSFNVQDSLRGHVELRDRNKSNKVPKVKTTKAQEERAKFNMAKNAQPQCSTSSRSTKMFENAKPRYLEPKAVKQPEKKMAAQGKLMPKMMSSSESSRNSSPIHTHGMRGSRTKSRQLDRKGHAMSQDSLATNSRPRTAEPSTDSLSESQNSNKYATFTKAKHTKASNDSAAQLSSSVSSRSQHSVYSKSRTKIPVSLTMSKTKQPVHTGSNSISDISKRNISGGGGPSALTQPSRSKGERKVPGSLMMATKSSSAKMVQKTAAKEKPTKTTSKQSKPSSSRQNNETSDIPVMGRSGTFLKDEPTFEHNNFDIDN; translated from the exons ATGCCGGGTGGGCGTTCCAGGGTTAAGCCGACGCCGGCGAATTACCCTCCATCTGCCTCTGATGAAGTGTCTCATCTGGAGCTGCATCTGCAACAGCAGCTCCAAGAGGATATTGCtag AATTTTCGATGAATCCATTTATTCTGATGTAGAAGTGATTTGtggaaaactaaaaatactaACCCATTCATGTATACTCAAAACTCGGACGAAAAACTTTTATCGTAAGCTTCAGACTATATTGCATCTGAACATTGAACGCAGTACCTTTgaagaaatttattcattcataag CGACGTTTATACTGAGTGCAACATAAACCATcaagaaaatgaaattattgcatatctaaataaaatttttgggaAGAACAAGCCCCGACATTCTTCTTCTTGGAATTCCAAAGAAGAAGTAGACGATCAAGACGTATTTCTTACACCTAAATGTGTTAGTCCATATGcagataaaactttaaaatctcTTACTTCTAGTCCAAGTACGGaattaaataaggaatattacgCTTTGGTTCCCATTGACAGTAGCGGTAATATACTTGATAAAGAACTTAAAGAACAAGATCTACTGTTTAACGCATTTAACTCTATTATTAAATCACAGGCACCTGATCTTTATAAAAGTCAAAAGTCCGTTAAGCCTACTACTCTATATTTGAACATAGACACAAATAAATTAGTGAAAAATTCGACTAGTTGCGAAAGTTTGAACGATAATTGTCTAAGTAATAtaacaaaagaagaaaataagaaaagatCTCAggttatcattaaaaaatacacagaCGATACAGAATTGTCATATACTGAATATTGTAACAAAGTTATCAGAAATACTGAAAGTATATCCGATAAAGCTCCGGATTCTACTTATTCACCTGATAGTTTAATAGCAGATGATCCAAGTTCATCTTCGGATTATTTGTCAGCTGCTTATGCCTGTTCTCCAGTAGCAAATTCATCAGCCTGCACTTTTCACTTAAATGTTGGTGATAGTATtacaaaaatggaaaatatattCACTTCTTCAGATTCGGGGTTAGAAAATACTGGTTTACTGGAAAGCATTAATAGTCATAAAGATATCACTTTGACCGATTTGTCATTGAATGAAAGCACTCTTCACGATTTGACCACTGATGACGCAAGTAATTCACATGATTCCATGTCCGTGAGTAGTTCTATGGAAAAACGCAAATTCGTATCAGGGGGAGATCAATCAGCTATGAATTCATCAGAAAGCAATCCTAATTGCGAGAATATAGACTCCACCCAAAAATACAAAGATTCTAAATCAtcaaaagaagaaaaacaaCGTCAGAATGAGGAAATAGTGATAATGGAATCATCATCACTATCTTCAGAAACTGGGTCATGGGAGTCTGTGTTTCCTCCCAAAGCAGCTGAAAAAGATATttgtaagaaattaataaatcatgaacaagaatttacaaaacaaGATTCATCTATTGAAGCGAGCAATTTAAGACAGTTTGATGATACCTCCGGTCAAAGTAAGCcaaatgattttaatgaatCTTTTGGTACAAGTTTGGTACATAAATCTCCGTTCAAGAAAACATCATGTTTTATTGATGCTACATTGTTAATAGACGAAGAGGATCACACCATCaacatgaaattaaataaagatttcgCAGCAGAAACAGTAAATGCTCCAAGTCAACCTGTACCCATTTGCTCAAATAAGCTCGACTTAAGTCCAAACGATTGGTCTGAGAGTAATGACAATGAGGATTCGCTAGAACAAACGGACAATAAAGAGACAAATCACAAAGATTTATCACCTACAATATTTGATATGACACCTGTAACCGAAGATTCATTAATTTCAGATGCTTTTGAAAAAGTAGCTCAAGTAGAcagctttgaaaataaaaaagagccACAAACCTCAGCCGAAAAAGACATCTGTCCGTTACCCAACACACCACATAATTCTCTTCGAGTATTAACACCCAAGTGTAATGATTCTACAGAAAACTGTGAAGGGCCATTGTCTGATACTTTAAAAAACGAATGCATAAATGCTAAAGTTATAAAACAAACACATGATTCCTCTCCTATTGTTTCTGGAGGAGCATCAATTAAAGATCATTTACcacaaataagtacttatagtCCTATAACACGCAGAAAGTTGGAAAATGTTCCGATAGTATCTGGAGCCTATATCCCAAATTTAGACCGTTGCCAAAGCCAGTCTCCAAAACCGTCTAGTTCTGCCGCTTGGGTTATTGATGTGTCAAAACATACTAAAAATGATCATAAAACTCAAAAGGATGAATctggaataaaattaaatgattattCTAATAATTTGAATGGTGATAATTGTAACAGAAGTAGAAGTTCTGTCGATTCAGATGGCAGTGAAAAATcatcacaaaaattttatatagatttCTCTGACATGCCAACGTCTACATCGGCTGCTAAACAAAACGTGGAAACTTCTGCTgagaagaaatatatattctcAATGTTTATAGACTTGGGAGATAAAACAGGAGTTAAAGAAATGCCTGCTCGCttaggttcctctgcaaagaAAAGTAATGTAATCGaatcaaaaaatgtttttaaaaatgagaGTTGCTCCAAGACCAATGGATTACCTAATTTAGAAACTCACAATTCTTTTGTTCCTCAAATTGACAACAGCGATGAACGTGATTTCGAaaagtatgaatgtttgtGCGAGGATCCCAAAATCAGTATTACAGAAATAATATCTgcaccaaaaaacattttagcgAATTTGCCTAAAAATAACACGGTCGAAAAATCTGACTTGAGTGATACGTGTTTTAAAGTcacagaaaataaaagtaaaggagaaaatacaattgaacaaaatattgaacaaCAGACCAGTTCGATAGCTAATATGTCCATAGATGCAGAGCCATCCGCTGACTGTTCGACCGATCACGGTCACCCATCTACTCGGGACTCAAATTTTGATGAACAAAATGATTGGAATGAAGCTGGAGCTTCGGGATTGAGTTACGATGCACCCGGCCGCTACTCTGCGGCTTCCACTATTCGTGAAGAATCTATAACTGACGTAGAATCGACAAATGAAATGGAGTCAGGAGATTTCTTTCATGGAGAAATGCCACCAGTTGTTCCCGAACCTTTTGTGAAGTTATCAGACTTGGATAAGCCTCTCAATAAACCTTACAAGGGCAAGGGTAAGGCGATCGATAGAAGAATGACAAGATCTATTCCAGAGAATAATTGGTGTGGTCAAAATCAAAACGCTGCTCCAATATCCATGGACGTCATTAGTTCGTTTCATTCAGAAAATGCTCTGAGTTTAAATAGATTGTTTCCACATTTACAAAACGAAATTAGCCGAAGTATGCCGGGGTCGTTATCCAGTAGGACGCGGTCCCCAATGCGGCCAGGTCCCGCTGATGGAGAGGACCAGGCGTCTGATGGCTCTGAACTTAGCAGTATGCAGAGCAGCGCTTGCCGATCTGCTGTTG GAAATAGTACACCTGAAGATACAGGATTAACTTCAAGCATTATAAATCAATGTCAATCTCGTCTTGGGCAAGATTTGCTGCGTATGTTTTTGGAAGAAATAGCTCCCGACGTCATCGTTGAAGTATCAGGAAGACGTATAAAAGCACATAAATGCATTTTATCTTCACG GTGTCAATATTTTGCTGGCATTTTGAGCGGTGGTTGGGTAGAAAGTGCAGGCAACGTTATTCCACTTCCACC GTTTGCATACAATGTGGTGCATTTTGCTATGTGCCACATATATTCAGGCACATCTGCTATTCCGGAGTCCGTGAGCATTGTAGAACTAGCCACGTTGGCGGATATGTTGGGCTTGGAGGGATTGAAGGAAGCTATTATGTTCTCTTTGAAGTCGAAATATTGTCACCATTTCCATAGG CCGTGTCACGTCTGCATCGCTGGAGTGCTGGAATGTTTCCCCCTTTCATCGCTGTGTGGTCTCGACGACTTGTACCACAAATGTCTACGTTGGATCACCAAGTATTTCCCTAAAGTGTGGCCAACTCGCGCGTTCGCCACTCTGCCAGCGGACCTTCATGACCGGTGCTTCCAGCAGCATGTTGTCAATATGACTGTGGAAAACGTTGCAGATACTGTGTTTGGTTGCGGGCTTGCAA TGATGATGCTCCAGGCGAACGTTCGCGGAACGGATAACGTGGAAGTGATGTGTCGGCGTCTGATCAATGCGTCCGCGCAGTTCGCCGCCTCTCGCCTCGAAGCCGTACTCCGCTCCATGGAGCCGCTGCCTTTAGATGCGCCGCCTCCCGCTCTACGCGCCCTCGACGAATTCGTAGAAGCTGCTCTCAACCGAGCTCCCATAGAAGAAGTCTGTCGGGGCTACGCATACCTTGAAAGCGTAGTCAGAGAAATACAGATGCAACAACTTGCCAAACCCGACTTGATATCTAATGGCTACCAAAACACAGCCCTCACCGGAGACGAGAGCTTCGTCCACGCGCGTGCGAACGTATGGAAGCTGAAGTGCCAATACTTACTTGTGGATGATGCGTTACGCGTCGTCAACACGCAGGCGTTCCGCGATTTACCGCTGGCTCTGCAGCAGAAATTGCGCAAATTGGGATGCGTCGCATCGCCTATGCAACCTCGTAGGTGTCCCAATCTACGCCATAGTCGGCCACCACCCTCGCTTAACTCTCACAATGCTGAAATCGAACGTATGAGAGCTTGCTTCGTCCCTTATTCGCAGAGACCTTCTACCTCTTTTAACGTACAGGATTCATTGCGCGGTCACGTCGAGCTGCGAGACCGGAACAAATCCAACAAAGTTCCCAAGGTTAAAACTACGAAGGCCCAAGAAGAACGCGCCAAGTTCAATATGGCAAAGAATGCTCAACCTCAATGCAGTACTAGTTCCAGATCAACCAAAATGTTTGAGAATGCGAAGCCTAGATACTTAGAGCCCAAAGCAGTGAAGCAGCCAGAGAAAAAGATGGCGGCTCAGGGGAAGTTGATGCCTAAAATGATGTCGTCGAGTGAGTCTTCGCGTAATTCGAGTCCGATACATACGCATGGCATGCGAGGCTCGCGAACAAAGTCCAGACAATTGGACAGGAAGGGGCACGCGATGTCGCAGGATAGCTTGGCTACTAATTCAAGACCTCGAACGGCCGAACCTTCCACGGATTCCCTCAGCGAATCGCAAAACAGTAACAAATACGCTACCTTCACTAAAGCCAAACATACCAAGGCTAGCAACGATT CGGCTGCCCAGCTGTCGTCATCCGTATCATCCCGCAGCCAGCACTCTGTCTACAGCAAGTCTAGAACAAAGATCCCGGTTTCTCTCACGATGAGCAAAACCAAACAGCCAGTGCACACTGGTAGTAACAGTATCAGCGATATTTCGAAGAGGAATATCAGCGgag gcggtgggcccTCGGCATTGACTCAACCTTCGCGCAGCAAGGGAGAACGCAAAGTCCCCGGCTCCTTGATGATGGCGACCAAGTCCAGCTCGGCCAAAATGGTCCAGAAAACTGCCGCCAAGGAGAAACCCACGAAGACAACCAGCAAACAGAGCAAGCCATCCAGCAGCCGCCAAAATAACGAAACTTCAGATATACCGGTAATGGGACGTTCGGGAACCTTCCTGAAGGATGAACCCACCTTCGAGCATAACAACTTTGATATAGACAACTAA